A stretch of DNA from Mycolicibacterium celeriflavum:
CTCCATGTCGGGTGGGGGTTCGCCGTCGATGCGCAACTGCATCAGCGCGTTCACCAGCCCGGGCCGCGGATTCTCGCGGACCTCCATCATGTTGTTGATGAGGTCGATCCCCATCTCGCGGTGCTGCTCGTTGATCTTCTCGCGCTCAACGGAGTGTTCGGGTGTGTACACCGAGGCGTGGGTCGGCTCGCTGTAGACGTTCCACTTCTTGAGGTCGATACCCATCATCGCCAACGTGAAGACCGCGGGTACCACGTTGGCGAGGTGCTCGACGAAGTCGATGCGGCCCGATTCGATGTGCTCATCGAGGGCCGCGCGGGTGATCTCGTCGACGAACGGTTCCCAGCGTTTGATCGCGGCGGGGGACAGGTACGGGTTGAGCGCACCGCGGTAGACACTGTGCTCGGGCTCGTCCATCTCGAGGATGCCGCCGCGAACCACCGTGGCACGACTGGCCTTCGGGATCGTGATGCCCTGAAACGGTGTCTCATTGGTGATGTCGTGGTGATTGGACACTGCAGGGCAGCGGGCCAGTTCGAAGACATGCTTGCTGTCGGCGGCGACCCAGTGCCCGTTGTAGGTGTCCGTCCAGGCCATCGGGCACCGGGACTGCATCTCCTCGGTGATCTTCTCGAACTGCAGCCGGTATTCCGGTGTGTGCCGGTCGAAGTGGTACCTGTGCTTTTTGCGGTCGTCGTCGGTCGCGACATCCTCGATGGTCACGGCGCGTCTCCTATTGCTCGCTCGGCGGCCGGCAGTACCGGCATCATTCGATGACGATGGCCTGTTCCGGACATGACTGCGCCGCCCTCACGAGGTCCTCCTGATCGGCGGGCACCACTTCGTTCACCGGCGATGCATGGCCGTCGACATCGTCGAGTTCGAACGAATCGGGTGAGATCATCGCGCACAGGGTGTGCCCCTGGCAGCGTGTTCCGTCAACCGAAACCTTCACTATCGCAACTCCTTTCCGCCTAGTTGTGGTAGTCGTACCACTTCAGGTAACCGCCGGCGTCGACGCGCAACTGTGCACCGGTGACGAAGCGCGCTTCGTCGGAGGCCAACCACAGCACCGCATTGCTGATGTCCTCCGGCTCGATCCACGGCACCTTCATGGCCTGCTGGACGTAGAACACCGGCTCGGCATCCTTGAGCTCGGGCTTCTCGAGGTCGGGCCGGAAGGAGCGGTACATCGGCTCGCTCTGCAGCATGTTGGTGTTGCAGTTGGTGGGATGCACGACATTGGCTCGGATGCCGCGCGGCTCGAGCTCGGTCGCCAGATCGTGCACGTAGGCCGACAGCGCCCGCTTGGAATGCACGTAGGCCATGCCGCCGGGGTCATTACCCGGGTCGTTCTTCTGGTGGGTGTCCATCAGTGCCGCGGTGGATCCGGTCGCGATGATCGACGCGCCCTCCTTGAGGTGCAGCAGCGACACCTGGATCGCGTTGATGGTGCCGATCAGGTTCGTGTTGATGACGTCGATCCACGCCTGCAGCGGCGGTTGGCCTTTCATCCCGCGACACCGACCTGCGCGACGACGATG
This window harbors:
- a CDS encoding ferredoxin — translated: MKVSVDGTRCQGHTLCAMISPDSFELDDVDGHASPVNEVVPADQEDLVRAAQSCPEQAIVIE